The genomic segment AAATAATACTTTGAGTGATGATGATGGcgatgaagaagaagaagaagaattttaTACTGTTGCTGATGATGATCTGATAAAAGCGAGGAAATtgattcttcaatattCGATAACAAATTCCATGAAGAGAATTAAACTAGAGAAAGAATTAGCAAATAACTTTAATTGGAAAAATGTTTTAGCTTCAAAAAGAAACTTAAAAACAGGATTGAAACGATATGAATTAACAGGATCTCAAGTTATAGCAGAAAGGCCTGTATCAGTGGTCAAACTTGCTCCTCAAAGTAAATTGCTTGCGTCAGGTAGTTGGGATGGTGCAATTTCAATAGTAGATAATATGAATTTGGAAAGAAAAACACATTTTCAAGCTGCGCATGTGGGTAAGATTGGTGGAATTGAATGGTCTAATGATGAAGCTTATCTTTTTACTGGTGGAGAAGATTGTTTGGTGAAAGTGTTTGGTTACGAAAAGAATGACTTGACCTCAATTGACACATTAAAAGGACACCAAGGAAGAGTGTCAGATGTTAAATTACATCCACTGGGGAAGTATCTCGGCAGTTCATCTTTCGATAATACTTGGAGGCTTTGGGACAtcgaaaagaaaaaagaaatattgttACAAGAAGGTCATAGTAAAGAGATTTTTAGTCTAGCATTTCATACAGATGGTTCTCTAACAGCTACTGCAGGATTTGATTCAATAGGAATGATTTGGGATTTAAGGTCAggtaaaaatataatgaatttaattggACATGCAAAACCTATATATTCATTGGATTGGGCACCAAACGGTTACCAACTTGCTACGGGAAGTGGAGATGGTACCATAAAGATCTGGGATCTAAGGAATAAAGAGTCAAACTGTGCCTCAATATTTGCTCATAAGAATCTAGTCACAAGTGTTCAATATGAAAAAAACAACGGTGGTTTCGTATTTTCTGCTGGATATGACAAActtataaaaatacatGATTCTAAGACATATGAATCTGTAGCGACTTTGGAAGGACATACTgagaaaatattaacacTTGACACTTCACCAATATCAAACTTGATCGTATCCAGTGGATGGGACAGAACTGTAAAAATTTGGGATAATGATAACATATAATTGCAtctattttttattatatattttatagaATTTTCAAACATAACTTTTTAGATacatattctttaaatgaggttagatattaattaattccATCTATTTCTTACGacttttatattttcttccaGCAGATGTAGATGAACTATTCGTTGCCCGTACTCTAGGTGTAGGTAAATTGTTTAACTTCTCAACGGATCGAATTAGCTTTGCTTGAAGTTCTTCCTTCAAGTCttctgatttttttaatgaaactTTTAAATCAGCAATTCGTTCATCAACTGCAACTTTCTTCTCTTTAAATTTCTCCatattattctttaaattatttcttaGAACATCAGAATCAGAGATTATCTttgttatttcttcttcattttctttaatagAGACTTCGGCTCTCGATATCTCGTTAtgcatatatttattttcagcTTCTTTTGAGTCTTGCATTCTTTTTGCATCAATAAGGTCCTCCTGTAGCTTgtgatattttataaatgaatCTTTCATTGACCTTAAAGTTTCTGACTTAGATGAGATTATCTCTAAACTGCTTTCTATACTATTTTCTAGCCTTTCTATATCTTCATAtagttttttattttcattttcgaATTTGGCAGCCTTCTCAAGATCACTGCTATTTTTCTCATTCAATTCCCTCAGTTTAGCACCAACATCATTGCTGTCTTTATCAAGATATTCTTTATGTTTTTCCTGTATTGGTTTGgtttcttcaaaatcttttaattctGCATTTAGTAGAGTTATATCCACATAATATTCattgatatattgaatcaatttATACGTCAAAATACCACTAGATAAATGGTAATCAATACCATGAACATTATTACTTGTTGTGATACCTGTCAATTGAGACATATCTTGTTTTAACGGATTAGTGGAGTAATCATTTTGTACCctctttttattataaaatgtcTTTATATCAAAATCTTTTTGTGAATCTCTATCAACTGAGGAAAACcctctttttttattattagtgAATGCAGATTCTAAGGAATCATCGTATTGGTTATAATGAACTTCTAACAATAAAGATCTTTCAACATCCATAGGggtatattttttaatcgGATATATATCAGGTAATGGCCATGGCAAAGAAGAGTCCTCTAACCAATCtattagatattttaatttgtgAGAATAGACGGGTCTTAAATCTGGTGGAAGAACACCCACTCTATCTCTCAAGACCACAACTGCTGCTGTGACGTAAGTTAAAAATTCTCTACTTCCTTTCTTCATTATCTGGCTAAAATACAAATTACAGTGGTCAAATGTGTTGACTGATATTAATCTTATAACTGGGGCTTTTTCAGGGATGCTGGTGCTATTCCTGCCATGTCTAATAATATAGTCAATTCCTGAAGAGTTTGTATCGACACTTGAATCTAAAGCAATGACCATATTAAATTGTTCTTTAATCAAAATTGGAtatttcttgaaatttaaatcaGTGGACggaaataaatgaaaagttCTAGAGAAGTTTCTGGATTTCTGTTTTGTCTTTAATGAATTACCATCATATCTCTTAATGTTCACCTTATTGCCCAACAATAGTGCTTCAATCAAATTCATAGTCCTGCCGGATCTGCAAATTAGAGCGATGTCAGTCTCATATTCAtgcaatatatttacaagATCTTTCAATACATTGAATTTACCACTAGTTTCAGCTAAATGTGCAGAAACCTCCTTGGTTATTAGTGATTTCGGCATATTATGATCAATAAGTAAAAATGGATGAGTAGCAACAAGCTGACTATTGAAACACATTGTCTCTAATGATTTCATCACtacatcttcttcaaagtCGTCAGTTTCGAAATATCTCAATATATCTGAATAATGCAACGAGACAATTTGGTCTGTCAGCTCTTTTTGATAGAGAGTCATTGGGGTTGGGAGCCAGTAGTCTCCAGAGGTGTTTCCTGAAATTGAcaagaaatttttattcaCAATTTCAGGAACTGGTTTGGtatctaaaatttttaacaaatcCATTAGTAAATGATTGAGATACTTTAGTCAAAAAAAGCTATAGGATCTATTGTAATAACCTTGATTTATCAATCCAGTATTATCTTAATGTATGTTAGCAACCTTTACTGTACTTTAACAATCGATGACGGCTTGCTATAATTCAAAACTCCGGTAAAGTTCAAAACTATTTAATGGTAATTTATTAGCTTCTGCAAATTATCAATCAATTAAACACttaaaagaaacaattgattaaatGTATTTTAATCTAATGCTGacttttaataaaaccTATTTGACAATACATTATTTTCCAGTTATAtacaaatgaaatattcatatattatatgttaatattattatatgtttcaatttttcagtaTAGtgcatttttcaaaaaaacGTACTTATAAGAAGTTTTAAAGTTTCCAATATGTTAAGacatttcaaatatataaattgaaatactTCGCGCAAAGGTTAGCTTAATATTCCACAAATCTCACCAAAACAAATCGATTCCATACaccaattttgaaattgggcttataattttaaaatgattaaaattaatagcctttttcaactttattttatcGAGAATTCTAGTTGAAATTCAGGTTTCGTGAATTTTGGTATAGGAAAGTATTGTTTATTGTACATTTTGTATATTCATGCCAGACTTTAGATGACAAGATGATATTTAAATAgttgatatataaaaaagTTGAATTTCTATTTTCGATAATGTCTTtcaatgatttattttttgctTGTTACAGCAACTGATTGCAAATGGCTCATGAAGTTTTGTAAGGATACATCATCTGTTAAGACAACAGTGGCACCACCGTGTGTCACATCTTGATAGCTATCAGAAGGATTCAATTTGGATAACAAGAATCTGGCTTGGGATCCGCCAGCTTCTGTATCGATAAATCTTGGCAACGGGAATCTGTCTACTAATAATTCAGCAGCTTCCAATTTTGGTTCTTCCAAAAGACCTTTGAAATCAGCATACTGTGGATCATCTTGATAGCCTGCTTTTCTCCATTGTGCAATTTGTTCACCATGATACACCAGAATGTAAAAGAAAGTGTCCAGCAACAATATGGTATTTGGTTTTACAGAAACAGAATCTAATAAAACAGGTCGAGGCTCTTCTTCCATTGAGAATGATGTTAAAGTTGGTTGAATCATAATCAAAGAGTTTGTAGTGTCTTCTCTAATGAATATGTGTCTATAAAATGCAGTTTCATCCGGAGAATTGTTAAATACACTTAAAAATTGAGATCTTCTTAAGTAGTACATAAATTGTGGAtacaatgaaaaatttggTGATAATCTGAAAGACATTGGATCATCTTTATTGTAGTTTGCATATCTTTGGGCcaatttaattaatgaattatcaATCCATCTAATGATATCAGTCTTAGAATCATTTTCTGCCTTATCGACAGCCATTCTAGCAATCAATACAGCTGCAGCTTCTTGATCGAAAGAGGCAATAATGCCAGGAGAACCTAATGGAAGTAATTGGTTAGCAACAGTAGTGACTCTGATACGGTTTGTACCTGAAGAATGTTGATAAGTAGTGATGAACTGAGTGTAAGCTAACGTTGGTTGTTGTTGATTCATTTGGTTCATTTGATTAGCAGTAGCATCTCCgcttttcttcttgttaGATTGAGCAATCTCAAAATAGATCGCATACGAATGTTTTGGAGATAAGGTAGACATTTTCCAAGTATTAGTTCCAGATAGACCGATCTTTGAATCACTAATATTAGCTGATTCATTTTTCTTAGCAGTTGAAGCGTGACCAATTAAACCTtgaattttcaaatcttttGAGGTCTTAACAGTTAATTTACCGTTAAAAGCCATTCTTAAATAACCTTCATCATCCTTAGCAAACATTCTTAAGTAAGATTGCTTAAAGATTGATGTCATGAAAGCATCAgttaataacaaaatacCACCAGTTTTGTctgttaattttttcatttctgACATACCGATTTGATCGTACGAACCGGCAAAAATATCAACAGTGTGATCATTATCTGCTACTCTGTCTGcaatttgattataaaaGTTTGTTGCTTTCTTATAATGAGAAGCACGGTCGGAATCGATATCATGATGAGATCTCAAAGGATCCTTCAATTCAGATGAAACAATTAAACCTGGACCAAGTGTACATGGACcagaagaaaacaaaataatcCTAGCGGCAGAATGTCTGTAACAACCTTGTAATACCAAGGAAGCTATGTTCAAAGCTTGTCCGGTGGCTCTTAATGGTCTATGGCCAGTTGGGACTGCCCATTGATCATGAGTCaagttttcaaaaaattgtgtcaatttgaattcaatttGTTCCAATGGCAAGAAGAATCTATTCAGTGAGAAAGGAGATATTTGAACCGGATTTGCTTGATTTTGAGAGTTGACATTACTGCTGTTGTTCGCAGTGTTCAAATTTGTTGGTTTTTGACCAGTTAACATTTCAATTAAGTTTTCTAACTTATATTCTCTGTCACCTTTGAAGACGTTACATCTGTCAATGGTAGTACACGATAAGTCATGCAATCTGATGACGGTACCGTAAGTGATCAATCCAATCAATGCATTAGGAGGCATCAATGACAACGACGAGATCAAGTATTCCTTCAATGCATCAAGATTCTCATCTTCAGTAGTGATGTCAACCACTAAGAAAAAAATCGGCGGAATTTGAATTGGTTTATTAGTGATGTATTCGACGCTGGTGTATTGCAACTCAATGGGCATGTTTTCTTGGCTCATGTTCGAGTATTGCGATGGCAAATGGTTTCTCGAGCTACAAATAGGACAGATCCACGAGTTGTTTCTCGGATCTATGATACAGTATGGATTCAAGATGGCCTTACACTGTGGCTGCGTACAGTAAACCGGATTATAGTTCAAAATCTTCTTGTTCATGACGGTGCCGTCCGCATCAATGACCACCGCGTCCTCGTTGTCATTGTCGAACTCTTTCAAAGGAGTGTACATGCACCCCAAAGGAACCACGTTCTTGGCAGAATCGATCTTGTCGTTCGGAAACACGTTCCAAGAAAACCTAATCCCGTTTATATCCTCGTTAGTCTCGAAGTCCATGCTAGTATGTGCTGCTGTTTCAGATCTTCGTACACAGTGCGTGTGTAGATGTCGCTGCCAACCCAGAACAACCACTCCATTCATAGCCAAACATATCCAATTACATACACTCatatatcatatatatatatatatataaacatagaATTTGCATTTTCCAGTTTCTCGACCTTGTCTCCTgctcaatatttttttcagtcGCTCAACATTTTCGAACAGCGAAAGCAGTTCGGATCTGGCAGGGACTAGCGATTACCCGGCGGTGGCTGGTTTCATTGCGGTGGGATGGCCACTGTAGCAGCTGGCATTGTTCCACTACCGTTGACCATGCCCAGTACAAGATGACACCCTACACCCCAGACCCCGGAGTCTCGTAGATACACACAGGCATACATGTGTGCATGCACACACTCTTACAGCAAACATACCCCATCGCAACCGTCTAACGCTGATTACGAGCAACGCAAATCGAAAAGCGAGAAGAAGAGTTGTCCACTTTAAAGATCTTTTGGAACCGTTTGGACTGTTGTCTAATACGTCGTGGTATTTCTAAACAGATGCGTTCAAGTAGTAGTAGAGATCTCGGTCTCCATGCAGTTGTAGTCTCGCTCTGGAACGTCCACGTCGAAATCATGTCTGAGGTATGTACCACGCACGTCCGGTGCTCCCCGGCCTTTGCTGGTGAAGGAGCCGTTTATTGTGTCTTTCTATATCGTCGAATTACTAACATGTCTTTACCAGCCCCTTCCCCGTGTGCTACTTTACGAGAGGTCAGCTAGTGAATGCATCTCTGCAGCCTGTGAATCCTAAACCGTTTTTAAGAGACCTGATTGGCAAGAAGATCGTCGTCAAGTTGAAGTTCAACAAGACCGAGTATATCGGGACGTTGAAGTCTCTTGATAACTACTTCAATCTGCAATTGGATGCAGCAGAGGAGGTCATCGATGGCGTCTCAAAGGGAACCATCGGTGATATATTCATAAGATGTAACAACGTCTTGTACGTTGGCGAGCATCTGGAATAATGGCAGGAAACGGTCCGACTGGGCTGGTGCCAACGAACGTTTGGTGAGACAACTCGCTCCAGTAAACGGAAATCCAGAAAACGGCATTGTGTCGAGTTACGATCTTGCTGCTCTGTTCTAAGTGGTCGTAAGTTGCCCCAGCACACCTCCCTCCCCAAACCAACCTGGATACTGTGTACTCTATACGTTAAATACCCTTTAGGTAGAAGCACTCGGCTGGGTAACCAGCCGAGTGCTcaatagaaatatttttcattttaattgtaatacGTGTTAAACGTTCAGTACCATTCATTAACAACGATAGAtggaataaatttattgtgCAAAAGTTTGATTCTTGCAATTGCAGTTGACACATTAGCATctatttaaacaattccATCAAGGTTATCCGTCACTGctttttttgtttgatTTGTTCTTGTCTTGTTAGGCAGAAGCTAGAAATAACCATCTGatatcattgaaaaataaaatacacCAGATACTACTCGAAAGATAATGTCTATCAGCCAATCTGTTATTGTTCCAGCATACCATGAAAAGCTAAACATCAAGCCATTGACCACTAGGTTATTTGCCGCTCTAGGGAACGAAGGTTCCAAGACTACTGAACTTATATTTGTCGATGACAATTCGAATGATGGATCAGTTGAAGAAGTTGAGAAATTGAACAACAATGGTTACCCAAACGTCAGAATCATTGTCAGAACCGACGAAAGAGGTCTTTCTAGTGCTGTCTTGAAAGGTTTCATGGAAGCCAAAGGTGAGTACTTGATCTGTATGGACGCAGACTTGCAACATCCTCCAGAATCAGTCCCACAATTGTTCCAAAGTTTAAAGTCCCATGCTTTCGTGCTTGGTACTAGATACGCTCCAGGTGTTGGTATCGACAAGGACTGGCCTCTATACAGAAGAGTCATTTCTTCCACCGCTAGAGCCATGGCAAAGCCTTTGACTGTCGCAAGTGACCCAATGAGTGGTTTCTTCGGtttacaaaagaaatacTTGACGATGGCAAAGATGGATGACATCAACAAGCAAGGTTTCAAGATTGCTTTGGAACTATTAGCTAAACTGCCACTACCCGAAGACCCAAGATTGGCTATCGGTGAAGTCCCATTCCAATTCGGTGTTAGAACTGAAGGTGAATCCAAGCTAAGCGGTAAGGTCATCATCCAGTATTTGgaacaattgaaagaattatatatcttcaAGTTTGGTGCCAACAATTTGATCATTTTCATCGCTGTTTGGACCATCCTTTGTCTATACGTCCTTAAGAAGTTCTCATCTCTAGTTCTCTAAATTTGATTAGAccaaacaataataaacaaatataaagatatagTCGATATAAAATGTCCAATATATAACAAATGTATTCAAGATAATCCATTCGAAAAACACACATGTATATGTTGTACATGGGTGCATCTATGCATGTTAACCTGGCCACCATCGTTGCATCGACCGCCCCACCCACACGAACTTGTTCCGCTGTGTTGTCTGATCACTGACGTAAACACATCACAAAACACATACAGGCAGagatatacatatacatacacacacatatatacaaGTGCATATTATATATCTCAAATATCAAAAGGATTTCTATGGTTCAACCATCTTTATACCCTCAGAAATCAACAAACCCCCTCAGCATTCAAATTGCTGTCCAGGGAATTAAC from the Tetrapisispora phaffii CBS 4417 chromosome 9, complete genome genome contains:
- the PRP4 gene encoding U4/U6-U5 snRNP complex subunit PRP4 (similar to Saccharomyces cerevisiae PRP4 (YPR178W); ancestral locus Anc_7.534); the encoded protein is MEEKKGILLEDLEIDLDHIPISNQDKTSINDKLSKIKIQRHGRIFDIPTDDIQIMEILKRLGVEGTLPNENARLRRERLIGIISDDLTLFKKFEGHMKELDTTNANNTLSDDDGDEEEEEEFYTVADDDLIKARKLILQYSITNSMKRIKLEKELANNFNWKNVLASKRNLKTGLKRYELTGSQVIAERPVSVVKLAPQSKLLASGSWDGAISIVDNMNLERKTHFQAAHVGKIGGIEWSNDEAYLFTGGEDCLVKVFGYEKNDLTSIDTLKGHQGRVSDVKLHPLGKYLGSSSFDNTWRLWDIEKKKEILLQEGHSKEIFSLAFHTDGSLTATAGFDSIGMIWDLRSGKNIMNLIGHAKPIYSLDWAPNGYQLATGSGDGTIKIWDLRNKESNCASIFAHKNLVTSVQYEKNNGGFVFSAGYDKLIKIHDSKTYESVATLEGHTEKILTLDTSPISNLIVSSGWDRTVKIWDNDNI
- the HDA3 gene encoding Hda3p (similar to Saccharomyces cerevisiae HDA3 (YPR179C); ancestral locus Anc_7.535); this translates as MDLLKILDTKPVPEIVNKNFLSISGNTSGDYWLPTPMTLYQKELTDQIVSLHYSDILRYFETDDFEEDVVMKSLETMCFNSQLVATHPFLLIDHNMPKSLITKEVSAHLAETSGKFNVLKDLVNILHEYETDIALICRSGRTMNLIEALLLGNKVNIKRYDGNSLKTKQKSRNFSRTFHLFPSTDLNFKKYPILIKEQFNMVIALDSSVDTNSSGIDYIIRHGRNSTSIPEKAPVIRLISVNTFDHCNLYFSQIMKKGSREFLTYVTAAVVVLRDRVGVLPPDLRPVYSHKLKYLIDWLEDSSLPWPLPDIYPIKKYTPMDVERSLLLEVHYNQYDDSLESAFTNNKKRGFSSVDRDSQKDFDIKTFYNKKRVQNDYSTNPLKQDMSQLTGITTSNNVHGIDYHLSSGILTYKLIQYINEYYVDITLLNAELKDFEETKPIQEKHKEYLDKDSNDVGAKLRELNEKNSSDLEKAAKFENENKKLYEDIERLENSIESSLEIISSKSETLRSMKDSFIKYHKLQEDLIDAKRMQDSKEAENKYMHNEISRAEVSIKENEEEITKIISDSDVLRNNLKNNMEKFKEKKVAVDERIADLKVSLKKSEDLKEELQAKLIRSVEKLNNLPTPRVRATNSSSTSAGRKYKSRKK
- the SEC23 gene encoding GTPase-activating protein SEC23 (similar to Saccharomyces cerevisiae SEC23 (YPR181C); ancestral locus Anc_7.537) codes for the protein MSVCNWICLAMNGVVVLGWQRHLHTHCVRRSETAAHTSMDFETNEDINGIRFSWNVFPNDKIDSAKNVVPLGCMYTPLKEFDNDNEDAVVIDADGTVMNKKILNYNPVYCTQPQCKAILNPYCIIDPRNNSWICPICSSRNHLPSQYSNMSQENMPIELQYTSVEYITNKPIQIPPIFFLVVDITTEDENLDALKEYLISSLSLMPPNALIGLITYGTVIRLHDLSCTTIDRCNVFKGDREYKLENLIEMLTGQKPTNLNTANNSSNVNSQNQANPVQISPFSLNRFFLPLEQIEFKLTQFFENLTHDQWAVPTGHRPLRATGQALNIASLVLQGCYRHSAARIILFSSGPCTLGPGLIVSSELKDPLRSHHDIDSDRASHYKKATNFYNQIADRVADNDHTVDIFAGSYDQIGMSEMKKLTDKTGGILLLTDAFMTSIFKQSYLRMFAKDDEGYLRMAFNGKLTVKTSKDLKIQGLIGHASTAKKNESANISDSKIGLSGTNTWKMSTLSPKHSYAIYFEIAQSNKKKSGDATANQMNQMNQQQPTLAYTQFITTYQHSSGTNRIRVTTVANQLLPLGSPGIIASFDQEAAAVLIARMAVDKAENDSKTDIIRWIDNSLIKLAQRYANYNKDDPMSFRLSPNFSLYPQFMYYLRRSQFLSVFNNSPDETAFYRHIFIREDTTNSLIMIQPTLTSFSMEEEPRPVLLDSVSVKPNTILLLDTFFYILVYHGEQIAQWRKAGYQDDPQYADFKGLLEEPKLEAAELLVDRFPLPRFIDTEAGGSQARFLLSKLNPSDSYQDVTHGGATVVLTDDVSLQNFMSHLQSVAVTSKK
- the SMX3 gene encoding mRNA splicing protein SMX3 (similar to Saccharomyces cerevisiae SMX3 (YPR182W); ancestral locus Anc_7.539), yielding MSELVNASLQPVNPKPFLRDLIGKKIVVKLKFNKTEYIGTLKSLDNYFNLQLDAAEEVIDGVSKGTIGDIFIRCNNVLYVGEHLE
- the DPM1 gene encoding dolichyl-phosphate beta-D-mannosyltransferase (similar to Saccharomyces cerevisiae DPM1 (YPR183W); ancestral locus Anc_7.540), which translates into the protein MSISQSVIVPAYHEKLNIKPLTTRLFAALGNEGSKTTELIFVDDNSNDGSVEEVEKLNNNGYPNVRIIVRTDERGLSSAVLKGFMEAKGEYLICMDADLQHPPESVPQLFQSLKSHAFVLGTRYAPGVGIDKDWPLYRRVISSTARAMAKPLTVASDPMSGFFGLQKKYLTMAKMDDINKQGFKIALELLAKLPLPEDPRLAIGEVPFQFGVRTEGESKLSGKVIIQYLEQLKELYIFKFGANNLIIFIAVWTILCLYVLKKFSSLVL